From the genome of Arthrobacter sp. SLBN-122:
GGGACCTGCATTATCGACAGCGCCCCCGGCAAAGGCACCAGTGTGACCTGGACGGCGCCAATCTCCGCGTGACTGCGAAGGGCCGGCCAGGGGGGATCAGTGCAGCAGTTCCCACGCGCGCGGGATTGGCACCGGAATCAGCTGGCTGCGGCGCCGGAAGCCCAGCTTCTGCAGTACTGAGGATACACAGGCAGCCACCGACTCATCTGCCAGCACCAGCTCCTGCCCGATCTGCCGGTTCGTCAGGCCGCGGGCCATGAAAGCAAGGACGTTCCGCTCCCTCTCCGTCAGGCTGTCCAGCCAGGACGCGGAGGAAGCTGCGTAAAGGCTTTCCGCAATCCTCTCCCTCACCCCCGGCCGCAACAGTGAACTGCCGGCGGCGGCGCTGCGGATGGCATCCACCAGTTGGTTGTTGTCCCGCACCTGCTTCAGCACGTATCCAGAGGCGCCCGCCAGAACGGCTGCCCGCACGGCATGCGGTTCATCCCAACTTGTCAGGATCAGGCACCGGACTCCGGGGGCGGTGGCGCGAAGCTCGCGGCAGACTTCGATCCCGGTCCCGTCCGGGAGCCTGTCATCCAACACCGCGAGGTCAGGTTCCAGGAGGGGAATCAGGCGCGCGGCCTCTGCCGCCGATCCGCTTTCACCAGCGATAACGAACCCATCGCTTTCGAGCAGGTCCCTCAGTCCCCGCCGCACCGGTTCATGGTCATTGAGGATGAAGATCCGGGCGGTCCAGGCCGGAGACCGACGTGAATCCAGTGGTGCTGCAGGTATTTCCATGAAGACGCTCTCATCGGGTCGATGGCCTCCCCAGCCGCCTTGTCAGCGCGCCCGCCCCGTTCGGAAGGATCCTCAAATGATCATTTCGTGTCCGCTACTTTAGCAGCAGGGCCAAAGGTCCGGTCCTGCCGTTTACCAGCCGTCATCAGGGATCGCCATTGTTCCGGAAGGGTCCGGAAGCCGGCGGGTGAGGCTGCAATGGGAGCACGTGGAGGTGTATTCCAGCCCGTTGACCCATTGGTGGGATTCCTCCAGCCGGTACTCAAACCGGCCGCCCAGCTTTTGGAGCCGGTTGAGGGCGCGGCTGGCCATCTCCCATGAGCTCCAGCTGCCGATCACGCCGCCCGTGTCCCTGAGGATCACGTTGCATCCGCCGTTCCCCAGATCGGCGGTGTCATCCTCAGCGGCAAGGGGTTCGTTCCCGCCGTAGACCGCCCTGTACTCATCCACGGTTGCCATTTACACCAGCTCCCAAGCCGGATTTCAGGACGGCGTCGGCGGACGGCGGCCGAGGAAAGCCTCCACTGTTTGGAGGGTGACAGCTGCGTCCTTGAAGGCCGGGCTGCCGTGCGGGTGCAGCCGGTCCAGCAGGCCCCCGTTGTACTGGAGGCGGCGGAGGGCCGTGGACACCGCGCGGCTGGCATAGGCCAGGTCGCCCTGGTGGCGGAGCAGTGCCAGGGTCATGCCCTGGATCGAGGTCAGTGCGACGGCAAGGACGTTTGCGTCCATCTGCCGGCCGGCGGCCCGGTGCCGGCGCAACTGCGATGCAAACCCGTCCCACACTTCCCGCGCCGCAATCCGTGCCACTTCCGTGCGGGCTTCGTTTTCCGGCAAACCGCGGCACACCAGGTCCTCATGAAGGCAATCGAACCTGCTGCCCAGTTCTTCGGCCATCCTGTCCGCCTCGCTGCCGGGGGAGGTCGAAGGCTTGAAGTTGGAAGGATGGAGGAGCATGGCGCGGCGGCGGGCTGCTTCCTCCCGCGACAGCGGGGCGTGCTCCTGGATTGATGGTCGTGCGGGACGGAGCGTGCGGATTTCAGGCATGCCGGTCCTTTCGGAGTCCAAGCGTGTGTGCATGGGAAAGTCGTGTGTGCATGGGAAAGGGGAGAAGGGGGAAAGCCGCTCCGGCCTCGCAAGCCTGAGGACCCGGACGGCGCCTCTATAAGGATGCCAAGCGTCCCGGCCCGGTTATAGGGCTGAAAGTCCCAACCTCGCAGCGGATTGGGAAAAGGATGGCGGTTCGGGCTGCAGGCGGGGGCTTTGGGCCCTGTTTCCCCTTTGTCCCCGCCCGTAGCGTGGTTTAAGCAGCCCGCGCATGTTGGCTGCCGGAACCGGGAGGCACACGGTGAAATCAGCGAACGCAAGCATCATTGCAGGCATTGTCCTCATTGGGCTCGGTGCCCTTCTGCTGCTGGACCGGCTGGGTGTCATGGACAGTGCCGCCATTGTTGCGCCGCTGATCTTCGCGGCCATTGGGGTTCTGTTCCTGTCCCTGTTCGTCCGGCGGCGGGAAAACTGGTGGGCGGCCATCCCTGGATCCGTGTTCCTGGGCCTGGCAGCCGTCATCACCGCCACCCAGCTCACGGGCGGGGCATGGGGCGCGGCCTTCCTGTTCCTCTTCATGGGGGCCGGCTTCGCCGCGGTGTTCGTGCGGGAACGCACCAACTGGTGGGCGCTGATCCCGTCCGGCGTCATGCTCACGCTGGCGGTCATCGTGGCCCTTCCGCGGGAGCTGCAGGGCATGCCCACCGCCGCGGTCCTCTTCCTGGGCCTGGCGGCCACCTTTGGCCTGCTTTCCCTGGTCCCGGTCCACAGCGCCGGGCACGTTGCCGACCACCCCGCGGAAAGGATGAAGTGGCCGCTGATCCCGGCGGCGGTCCTCACGGTCATGGGGTTGATCTTTGCCCTCCAGGCAACGGTGGTGTTCATTTCTCTGGACTTTGCTTTCCCGGCCATCATGATCGCGGCCGGGATCACCCTGATGGTTTATGCCTATATCGCCCACCGGGACGGACGGCAGAAGACACACCGCACCGGTCCGCGGGCGGGCTGAGCCTGCCGCCTACCGTACTTGGCTGGAGGGGCGCAGCAGCGTGGCCCACAAATGCAGGAACATTCCGGCGAAGGTAGCCAGGAATGCCGCGAGCGCCAGCCACAGCTCCGCCCGGCCGATGGCTGTCACCAACGGCAGCTGGTCGGCGCGGCCCAGATAAATCCCGGCCACCGCGTACATGCCGAGGGGGAAGATCACGCTCCACAGGCCCGGCTCGTAGGACAACGGCACCCGGTGGACCATGTGCCGCCACCAGCCGGCGGCGATGAGTACCGGCAATAGCCACGATGCGAAGGACCAGAACACCACGGAGGCACCTGCCACCAGCCCGCGGGTCGCATCGACCATGGGGGCTCCGGCCATCTCCACGATCCGCGCTCCCGCCAGGACGCTGATGGCCATGGCGCCCATAGCCACGAAGTACTGCGGGCGCAGATCCTCCGGCCGGATGGGATATGTCATGAGCCGGAGCGAGACGAAGATCCCCACGGCGGCATACAGGATGAGGCCCCACCGACCAGGCAACGACGGCGACGAGCGCCAGGGCGGCGCGCCAGTCCGGCGCGGCGAGCGGCTCGATGGAGGCCGCCGCGACAGCCACGGACTGGCTGGCCACGCACCAGATGAACCATGAGCCGTTGGCATCCTTAACCACGGGGCGCTCGGACCGGCCGAGCACGGCGGTCCACGGCACGACGTAGCCAAGCACCACCCAGGCGAGGACCGCGACCGACAGAAGGACCGCCGTCGTGCCCTGCGATCCCGCCATGCCAAGCCGCGTCCCCAGCACATTTGTTCCGGCGATGAAGGTGAAGAATCCGAACGCCCGGCCGGGGTCCAGGAAGTCGCCGCGCATATCGTCGGGGAATTTGGCCAGGCGGAGCAGGCTGAGCGCAAGAATCACCACGTAGGAGAGCGCGCACACCACCAGCAGCGCCACGGATATGGCATGGAACCCTTCGAGTTCGAGCCCCACGGAGATGATCCCGCTGGCCATGGTGAGGGCGAAGTAGCCGGGGGTCAGCGTCCGCACCGCCTGGTTCGCGCGGGAGGCGAAGGAGTGCCGCGCGTCAGTGGCCGTGTCCATGCCCCCAGCTTAGGCCGCTGCATCCGGCACAGGCGCGTGTGGTTACTGTTCCCCGGGGCGGCTCTCGGCCTTTGCCCAGTGCTCCCTGAGCAGCGCAGCAACCCGTTGCGGCTCGATCCGGTGCGGCGGATCAAAATGGTGGCGGTCCGGAAACACCTCAAGCCGGAAGTCAGGGAAGACCTGGCCCAGGCGCCTGGCGTTGTCGGCGTAGTCATCAGGATTGCTTTTGCCGCCCAGGATGAACAGCACCGGACGGTCGAAGGAGGCCAGGCGGTCCCGGTCCAGGTTGTACGACGTGAAGGTCCTGATGAACGCTCCGATCCCTGCCGGCCGCTTGGCCATCCACGGCGGCGGCGGGCCGGGCGGCGGAGGCGGCAGGACGACGTCGTCCCTCACGCCCAGCCGCATGAAGGCGCGGATGAACTCCTCCGGCGGAAGTCCGTCCAACTGGTCATATTTCTTCCACAGCGCCCTGTGCCCTGGGCTCCAGTCCCAGGTGCCTGCCCATGCGGGTTCGAGCAGTGCCAGGCTGCGGAGCCGTTCGGGGTGCGATGCCGTCAGGGCCAGGGTGGCTGAGCCGCCGCCGGAGTATCCCACCACGTGGAAGGTATCCCAGCCGCGCCGGTCGGCCTCGCGGAGCACGCCGTCCGCCTCGGTGTCCAGGCTCCAGTCCCGCGGCGGTGCATCCCCTGCGTAAAGCTCCAGGTCCTTTGCAGCGGCTTCCACTCCTGGTCCCAGCGCCTCCAGCAGGCCGCCGTAGGCAGGGCCGGCGGGAAGGACACTTCCCGGCAGCAGGATCACCCGAACCGGTTCCATGGCAATCACTTCCGCAGGCTACTTCGCTGCCGCCCGGGCAGTCCTGGCAGTCCTTGCCTTGGGCTCCCTGGGCTCTTTGGGCGGCAGGGACGCGATGTAACCCAGCGCCTTTTCGGCCCATGCCCGCGCCCGGGTGTCATCGCCGTCGCCCTCTTCGTTCCAGACCTCCGGCAGCCCGGTGTATCCGCCCATGGGCCGCTCCGCCGGGCCGAACGGCACGGTCCGCTCGGATGACTCCAGCATCTCCTTGTCCTCCGGGGAGAGCTTCACGCCGATGGTGGACCCGAACAGCCCGGCGAACATGTTGCCGTTGATGAACGCGCCGAGGTTGCCGAACATCGGCTTCACCACCACCCCCGGATGGTCAGGGACCACGCGCCGGAACCGTTCTTTGTCTTCCTCGCTTGCCTTGGGCATCTCCATGGCTTCATCTCCCGGTGGCAGGGTATTTCCGCAGGATCTGGATGCAGGATATGCCTATTCGCAGGCGGGGTCGAGGGTCTGTGGAGCCCATGGCGCAGGCCACAAAAGTCCCGGGCTGAGCAGGTCAAACTTCCCTGCGGAGTGCTATATATAGCTCAAGGCAACTATTTTTTGGCTGCCCCGCCAGGTCGCATGGATCCGGGAGTTTCCGGGGGCTGGAGGCAACGGTGCTGAACATGCCGGACTCCGCCCCGGCCGAAAAGATTCCCGCCCGGCCCGCCGCCTTCCCCGCCCGGCCCGCTGCCAGGGGCGCGCTCGTGGCCCTCGCCGCGCTCGCCATGCTTACGGGCTGCAGCGGCGGCGTTGGCGGGTCGGTGTCCACGGCCGTGAAGGACAGCTCCTCCGCCGTGGCCACCGCGCGGATCGCCCTCCGCCAGGACATGGACGGCAACCTCACCCAAGCGGCCACCGCCACCAGCCTGGACGACGGCCTCAAGGAGGTGGAGACCAGCAGGAGCAGTGTCCTGAAGCTCTCACCGGCAACGCAGGAGGAGCGCGTGGTGCAGAAGCAGGCACTGGACGTGCTGGACCAGTGCGCCGCGGGTTTCGCCACGGCGCGTGCCGCCCTGGCAGCGAACGACGGCGGCAGCCCCTCGCTCTCCGACGGTGACAAGGCGCTCGCGGACGCGCAGGACGTCCTGAAGCAGCTCGAAGACACGGTGGGGTCCCAATGAAGCGGCTCCTCGGCGTCGCGCTCGGGGTCCTCACTGCCATCGGCGGGTTCGTGGACATTGGGGATTTGGTGACCAACGCTGTCGTCGGTTCCCGCTTCGGAATGTCAATGGTGTGGGTGGTGGCCGTCGGCGTGGTGGGCATCTGCCTGTTCGCCAACATGTCCGGCCGGGTGGCGGCGGCATCGGGGCGGGCCACCTTCGAAGTGATCCGCGAACGCCTTGGCGCGCGGGCAGGGCTGGCCAACCTCTCGGCGTCCTTCCTGATCAACCTGATGACCGTCACCGCGGAGTTGGGCGGCATTGCCCTTGCCCTGCAGCTGGCCAGCAGTCTGTATTACCTTCTGTGGATCCCTGTAGCGGCACTGGCCGTGTGGCTGGTCATCTGGCGCGTGCGGTTCACCATCATGGAAAACGTGACGGGGTTGCTGGGCCTGTCACTGATCACCTTCATCGTGGCGCTGTTCCTGCTGAAGCCCGATTGGGGCGCCTTGGCGGGGCAGCTGATGCCTGCCGTCCCGGAGCAGGAAACCTTGTGGACATACAGCTACTACGCCATTGCCCTGTTTGGCGCAGCCATGACTCCCTATGAAGTTTTCTTCTTTTCCTCCGGCGCAGTGGAGGAAGGCTGGACCGTGAAGGACCTGGTGCAGGAACGGATCAACGTCCTGGTGGGGTTCCCGCTGGGCGGCCTGCTGTCCGTGGCCATCGCCGCGTGCGCCACGGTGGTGCTCCTGCCGGCCGGCATCTCCGTTACGTCCCTGTCCCAGGTGGTGCTCCCCGTGGCGGAGGGGGCCGGGAAACTGGGCCTGGCCATCCTGCTGGTGGGCTTCGTGGCCGCTACCTTTGGCGCCGCCCTGGAGACCACCCTCTCGTCCGGCTACACCCTGGCCCAGTTCTTCGGCTGGTCCTGGGGCAAGTTCCGGCGGCCGGCGCAAGCCGCCCGATTCCACCTTTCGATGATCGTTTGCCTGCTGATCGGCATCGCGGTCCTGGCTACCGGCGTGGACCCGGTGCAGGTGACCGAATACTCCGTGGTGTTCTCCGCCATTGCCCTGCCGCTGACGTACCTGCCCGTCCTCATCGTGGCCAACGACCCCCAGTACATGCGCGAGCACGTGAACGGGCGCGCGGTCAACGTGCTGGGGATGGTCTATCTGGTGATCATCATGGTGGCTTCGCTCGCCGCCATTCCGCTCATGATTGTGACAGGAGCCGGCTCATGACACCGCCGTCAGCCCCGCTGCCGCCGGTGCCGCGCGTGGCCGGCCGCATCCTCGACGCGCAGCTTCACCTCATGGACCGGCAGGTCCTGGACCACGACGGCGTCCCGGTCACCACCGTGGATGACCTCGAGGTGAGCGGGCCTGCTTTGGACGTGGAGATTGAGCCGGGGACGGCGCCGCCAGTCATCACGGCCCTGCTGACCGGGGCGGTGCTGGGCACGCGCATCTTTGGCGGCAGGGCGCCGTCGTCCAGGCTGATCCGCATCCCATGGAAGGACGTGGCGGAAGTGGAGGTGGTGGTGCGTCTTGGCGTGAGCGGCGAACTGCTGGACGCCAGCTGGGTGGAACGGTGGGTGCGGGACAAGATCATCGCGCGGATTCCGGGAGGCCGCCATGATCCTCGGTGACCTGCTGGGGACGCCGGTCCACGACGCCGACGGCGGACGGCTGGGCCGCGTTGCCGACGCCCGGTTCGTGCTGGACGGGCCGCCGCACCAGCTGATGGCGGAGCCGCGGCTGCTGGGGTTGGTGGTCAGCCCGCATAGCGTTGCGTCGTTCCTGGGGTACGAGCGGAACGGCCTCACCCGGCCCTGGCTGCTGGCCCGGATACTGCGCTGGCGGCACCGCGGCTCATTCCTGGTGCTGTGGGAGGACATCGCGATGGTGGGCCCGCGCTCGGTCCGGCTCCGCCCCGGATTCACCCGTTACAACACGATGCTGGAGGGCGGCGGGCAGGTTTAGTGGCGCTGGACAGGTGCGGAATTAGGTGTGGGGCGAATCTCCTGTAGTGTTGATCCTGTTGTTGTGTTTATGCAGTTGGTAGTTCAGGCAGTACGCGCGGTCGAAAGTCCGTGTTCTTCTGAAGTAGCGGTTTTTGAACACCCCACGCCGGAGGGCCCGAAAGTCGGGATTTTCCCTCCACCTTCACGAAGGACAAAAATAATGGCTACTGGTACCGTCAAATGGTTTAACGCTGAAAAGGGCTTCGGCTTCATCTCCCCGGACGACTCCTCGCAGGACGTTTTCGCGCACTACTCCGCGATCAACTCCTCCGGCTTCCGCTCCCTCGAAGAGAACCAGAAGGTTTCCTTCGACACCGAGCAGGGCCCCAAGGGTCCCCAGGCCACCAACATCCAGGCTCTCTAATTTCCTAGAGTTCCGGGACCGTTAGGTTTCCAAGCAGGGCTTGCCGTTCATCGGCAGGCCCTGCTTTTGTTTAACCCAGCTGTGCCAGTTCGCCCACGGGTGTGGCCCCTGCCAGAATTGTCAGCATGCCAACAGCTGGAACAGTCCAGGGTCTGGACCTTCAAATCAGCATTGAGGACAGCGAGCCGCTGATTTGGCGCCGCGTGCACCTCCCCGAAACTCTGACTATCGGCCAATTCCACCTGGCCGTGCAGGCAGCCTTTGGATGGGAGAACCGCCATCTCTACGGCGTGCGCGGGACAGACTCTGCGGGCCGTGAGCGCAGGATCGTTGGGATCGACGACGAAACGGAGGACCTGCACGCAGAGCCCGCGTCCAGCGTCGTCCTCTCCGAACTTCTTAATCCACAGAAGCCAGGGACGTCTTTCGATTACGACTATGACTTCGGGGATTCGTGGATTCACCGTGTGGAACTCGTGGGAACAGCAGAGCTTCAGCCGGGTGAGATGTTGTGTGTTGAGGGTGCCCGGCGCGGGGCGATCGAGGACTCAGGCGGCCCACACGGTTATAGGCAACTGGTCGAAGCGGTTCAGGACTCATCGCATCCGGAGCACCAGGAGGCTACATCCTGGGCTTAGGCATGACCGGGTTGTACGGCCACCGATTCGATCCCGCTGCCTTCGATCTGCACGCCGCCAACAGGAAGCTGCGGATGCTCAGCCTGCAGTGGTGGCCACAGCCGTTAGGGGATCGGGAGCGGGACAGCGTCCTCCGGCCGGTCCGGTGGCTCCTGCATGAAGCGTCCGGCGATGGAGTGGAGCTCACCAAGGACGGTTACCTCAAGCCGGCCCTGGTGAAGCGGGCCATGGAGGAGCTTGGCTGGGCGCACCCGGCCATGGGCAAGGGCAACCGTGAGACGCATGCCCGCCAGGTCGCTGAATTGCGCCAGCACCTGATGGACTGGAAACTCCTGTCCAAACGAAAGGGCCGGCTGGTCCTGTCCCCGCGTGGACGGCGGGGACTCGAGCGGCCGGAGGACTTGTGGGACTACGTGGTGGACCAGATCACCCACCCGCAACATCCGGGTGTTTACCTGGTGACGCTGCTGCAGGTGCACTGGCACCTTACCGGCATCGAGCCGCCGTACGCGTTCCAAGCAGAGATTATCGGCGAGGACCTGCGGATGGCGGGCATGGTCACCCGCTCAGGGGACCCGATACCTGAGGAGTGGGCTGCCGACATCAACCGCACCGTCCGCTGGACGCTCGAGTGCCTGCACCTGACGGAGCCCGCACGGGACTCCATGGGCCCGCTACTGCTCACCGACGGCGGGGTGAAATTCCTTCTGGACGTGTTGGACCGGGCCCGGACTTTCCCACCCGCGGGCCTGCGCGTTGCACAGTAATTTCTTTAGCCGCGCCGTCTCGACAAGTTCCAATTACAGGAGCACTGTTGAAGGTGCACGCGCCTTTAGCATGCACACCAGCGCCGTGGGCGGTGTCTGGCGAAATGGATACTTGCGCGGCACCAGTTGGGGTGGTGCATGTCCGGCCCGAAAATCGGCCGACACTGGCTGCCCGCGCTCCCCGGCATCGGCAGCCAGCACCTTCACTCCGACAAACAGTGGCCGGTTCGGCCAAACATGCAACGGGTTAAATCGGCTACAGCTGCACATCGGCATTTATCAGATCGCCGTTTAAGAAAGCATTGCTATGAAGCACTATCGGGGAAACACACCGAGATCCAACAAACTGGCATTCATTGTCGCATTCGCTGTTGCACTACTCGCCTCCTTGGCTGCAGCCGGCCCCGCATCGGCGGACGGAGGGGACCACCGGACCTGGCAGGTGCAGGTGGGCTCTGAATCCTGGGACCAGGAGATCCAAGGCATGGCGTTCCTCCCGTCAGAGATTTTTATCAATGAGGGAGACACCATTCATTGGCGGGCCAACTCCGCAGAAATCCATACCGTCACGTTCCTGGCGTCGGGCCAGTCGCTGCAACCATTCGATCCGTTCAATGACGATGAGCTGCAACAGCGCGGAAAGAATCACTATGACGGAAAGTCCTACTACAACTCGGGCATCATGGCCAACGTGGACGTGCCCGGCTTCCCGACTGTCAAGGACTACAGCCTGACGTTCCCCTGGAAAGGTGACTTCACTTACTACTGCCTGGTCCATGGCATGGTGATGAAGGGTGCAGTCCATGTACGGGATCGTGGGACGGACTACCCCTACAGCCAGGCGGACTACGATCGCAGATCAGCGGCGCAGGAGCATTCCATCATTCGCGACGGCGAACGGCTCGACGCCTCGCTGGCTGACGACGCCACGAACCATAGGGTCATCGCCGGCGGTGACGACGGCGTGGCGATGGTCATGCGCTTCGTCCAGCCGACCGTGACGGTCCACGTGGGCGACTGGGTGACCTTCGCGAATACAGGCATGGGCGCTCCCCATACCGTCACGTTTGGTACCGAGCCGGCGAACATTTTCGCCCCATCCGGCACGCCTGATAATTTCACCGGCGGTGACCTCAACTCTGGATTCATGCCTCCCGGGGCGGTCTTCAAGGTGAAGTTCCAGACCGAAGGAACGTTCAGGTACATCTGCGCACTCCATGACTACATGGGCATGGTGGGCAAGGTGAAAGTCGTCGACTGACGCCGAATTCACATGCGGTCCGGTCGGTTGCCCCGACCGGACCGTCTGCTTTTCGCAGGTCTTGATAGGGGTCAGTGCAGCCCCATCGCCTCCCGCACCTCATCGAGGATGTGGTGCATGGCCCGTTCCGCCTCTGCGGTATCGCCGCCGGCTACGGCTGTCGCAACGGCCTCATGCGCCTGCAGTGCCTCGCTCCGCGGTTTGAACGGCATGAGCCCCTGCCGGGTCCGGCTGGTCAGGACCTCCGCGATCATCCCTTCCAGGGCGCGGAACATTTCATTGCCGCAGCTTCGCAGCAGCAGCTGATGGAAAGCGATATCGGCGGCCAGGAAGGCCTGGAGGTCGCCGGCCTCGCCCAACCGGCGGAGGTCGTGGGCCAGGGACACCAGTTGTGCACGCTCCGCGGCGCTGGCCCTGCGTGCCGCGCCCGCGGCGGCGATGGGTTCGACGGCGATGCGCAGCTCGGTGAGGCTGCTGTACTGCAGGTCCCGCCGGTCCGAGGCCAGCCGCCAGCGCACCAGGTTCGGGTCGAAAACGTTCCAGAGTGAGGGTTCCTGCACCACAATGCCCACGCGGCGCCGCGAGTAGACCAGGTTCATCGATTCCAGGACCTTCATGGTGTCCCGGGCAACCGTCCGCGAGATTCCGTACTCGTGCTGCAGCCCTTCGAGGGTGAGCCGGGTGCCGGGGACGAGTTCCCCGGAAGCTATGGCAACCCCCACCGCCTCAATAACGCGGCCCTGCGCCGCCGGGGAGGGACCGCCGTGGTGCACTTCATCGCCGTCCTGGACTGTCGCCGTCGACATTCTTCTCCCCGTTCCGTTACGCGCCGCTGCGCCTCTCCAGAATAGCGGGGAAACCGACAAAGGTATGACTTGTGACACGAATAGATAGCATCTTTGAGCAAGAAAGGTGATACCTTATCGCTTGGCCTGATGAACACCGGGCCGCAGTGAGCTTCTTCGAAAGCCAAAGACGTCTTCTCCGGAGGTATGACATGCAGTATCCAGCCACACACCTGGTGGTCATGGGCGTCGCCGGTTCCGGCAAATCCACCCTGGCAGCTGCCTTGTCCCAACAGTTGGGATGGGCCTGTGCCGAAGCGGATGAATTCCACCCGGAAGCGAACATCACCAAGATGAGCCAGGGCATTGCCCTCCAGGATGAGGACCGCTGGCCCTGGCTTGAGGAGATCCGCAGCTGGATGACCGCTCAGGCTGCTGCCGGCAAGAGCACCGTCCTCACCTGCTCCGCGCTTAAGCGAGGCTACCGTGAGCTGCTCTCCGGCGCCGAAGGCCGGGTCATCTTCCTCCACCTCGACGGCGGTCCGGACCTGATCAGCCAGCGGATGCAGGGGCGCGTGGGCCACTTCATGCCGCCCACCCTGCTGCCCAGCCAGCTGGCAACCCTTGAGCCACTCAGCCAGGAAGAGCTGGACGCAGGCAGCCTCCGCCTCGACATCTCGCGCTCACCCGAAGAGCTGGTCGCCGTCGTCGTGCGGGCCCTCAACCTCCCCTCCGGCCAAGCGCCCACAGCGTCCTGACCCTCCCATTCCCCAACCCTGTTTCAAAGGAGAACCATGACCATCGAAGGATGGACCCAGACAATGGGCGCAGGCCCCCTGCTGCTCATCGCCGCGGCGGCAATTCTTGTGCTGCTGTTCCTGATCATCCGGCTGCGGATGCACGCCCTGATCGCCCTGATCCTCATCAGCCTCGCCACCGCCTTCGCCACCGGCATCCCCGCCAACCAGGTGGTCCCGGTCCTGGTCAACGGCTTCGGCACCACCCTGGGAACGGTGGCACTGCTGGTGGGCCTGGGCGCCATGCTGGGCCGGATCGTGGAAACCAGCGGCGGCGCCAAGGTGCTGGCCGATTACCTGATCGGCGTCTTCGGTGAAAAGCGCGCGCCGTTCGCACTGGGCCTGGCTTCGCTGATCTTTGGCTTCCCCATCTTCTTCGACGCCGGCCTGGTGGTCATGCTGCCGGTGGTCTTCGCCGTCGCCCACCGCCTGGGCGGGGGAGTGCTGCGCTACGGGCTCCCCGCGGCCGGCGCCTTCTCGGTGATGCACATCTTCCTGCCGCCGCACCCGGGTCCGGTCTCCGCCGCGGCCTTCTTCGACGCCAACATCGGCCTGGTGCTGATCGCCGGCCTCATCACCGCAATCCCCACCTGGTACGTCACCGCCTACCTGTACGGCCTGTACACCGGCCGGAAGCTGGTCCTCCCGGTTCCCGAAATCCTGGGCCATGCCAGTGCCGACGCCGAGGCCCACCCGCCGAGGTTCCGCACCATCATCGGGCTGCTGCTCCTGCCGCTGGTGCTGATCTTCCTCAACACGGGACTGAACACCCTGGCCTCCTCCGGCGCCCTGGATGAAGTCGTCAAGAAGGAACAGTGGTTCCAGATCCTGC
Proteins encoded in this window:
- a CDS encoding GntP family permease is translated as MTIEGWTQTMGAGPLLLIAAAAILVLLFLIIRLRMHALIALILISLATAFATGIPANQVVPVLVNGFGTTLGTVALLVGLGAMLGRIVETSGGAKVLADYLIGVFGEKRAPFALGLASLIFGFPIFFDAGLVVMLPVVFAVAHRLGGGVLRYGLPAAGAFSVMHIFLPPHPGPVSAAAFFDANIGLVLIAGLITAIPTWYVTAYLYGLYTGRKLVLPVPEILGHASADAEAHPPRFRTIIGLLLLPLVLIFLNTGLNTLASSGALDEVVKKEQWFQILRTIGETPVALLIAVLAALFVLGTRRGRDAGALEQLLESSLGPVCSVILITGAGGMFGGVLRTSGIGKALADVLGNLGIPLILAGFLISAILRIAQGSATVALTTTAGLIAPAVAAGGLNGMQIAAMVIAVAAGSVVVSHVNDSGFWLVGRFFGMDVKTTLKTWTVMETLIGVMGFAIAAAIFLVAGVAG